The proteins below come from a single Asanoa ferruginea genomic window:
- the ilvC gene encoding ketol-acid reductoisomerase yields the protein MTAEVFYDDNADLSIIQGKKVAVLGYGSQGHAHALSLRDSGVDVVIGLPAESKSREKAQEQGLRVETPEVASAEADVIMVLAPDTAQRKLYAEAIEPNLTEGKALFFGHGLNIRYGFITPPANVDVAMVAPKGPGHLVRRQYVDGKGVPVLVAVEQDATGTALALALSYAKAIGGLRAGGIKTTFKEETETDLFGEQAVLCGGASALVQTGFEVLTEAGYAPEIAYFECLHELKLIVDLMYEGGIARMRYSVSDTAEYGDYSRGPRVIDARVKDEMRRILGEIQSGEFAREWIAEDDNGRPNFTKWRQEGAAHPIEETGRKLRGMMSWVDRPITETA from the coding sequence ATGACCGCTGAGGTTTTCTACGACGACAACGCCGATCTGTCGATCATCCAGGGCAAGAAGGTCGCCGTCCTGGGCTACGGCAGCCAGGGGCACGCGCACGCGCTGTCGCTGCGCGATTCCGGCGTCGACGTCGTGATCGGCCTGCCGGCCGAGTCGAAGAGCCGGGAGAAGGCGCAGGAGCAGGGCCTGCGGGTGGAGACGCCGGAGGTGGCGTCCGCCGAGGCCGACGTCATCATGGTGCTCGCCCCCGACACCGCCCAGCGCAAGCTCTACGCCGAGGCCATCGAGCCCAACCTCACCGAGGGCAAGGCACTGTTCTTCGGCCACGGCCTCAACATCCGCTACGGGTTCATCACCCCACCGGCCAACGTGGACGTCGCCATGGTCGCGCCGAAGGGCCCGGGCCACCTGGTGCGCCGGCAATACGTCGACGGCAAGGGCGTGCCGGTGCTGGTCGCGGTCGAGCAGGACGCCACGGGCACCGCGCTCGCGCTCGCTCTGTCGTACGCGAAGGCGATCGGCGGTCTTCGTGCCGGCGGCATCAAGACCACCTTCAAGGAAGAGACCGAGACCGACCTCTTCGGCGAGCAGGCTGTCCTCTGTGGAGGCGCGTCGGCGTTGGTGCAGACCGGTTTCGAGGTGCTCACCGAGGCCGGCTACGCCCCGGAGATCGCCTACTTCGAGTGCCTCCACGAACTCAAGCTCATCGTCGACCTGATGTACGAGGGCGGCATCGCCCGGATGCGTTACAGCGTCTCGGACACCGCCGAATACGGTGACTACTCCCGCGGCCCGCGCGTCATCGACGCCCGCGTGAAAGACGAGATGCGCCGCATCCTCGGCGAGATCCAGTCCGGCGAGTTCGCTCGTGAGTGGATCGCCGAAGACGACAACGGGCGCCCCAACTTCACCAAGTGGCGTCAGGAAGGTGCGGCTCACCCGATCGAGGAGACCGGGCGCAAGCTGCGCGGAATGATGAGCTGGGTGGACCGTCCGATCACCGAAACGGCGTGA